The Streptomyces sp. NBC_01463 DNA window CACGGCGCCGATCGCGACGAGCCTGCTGACCTCGGCCGCCATGTCGGCGGAACGCAGGTCCAGGTGCAGGCGGTTCTTCGCACGCTTGCGTTCCGGCACCAGCTGGCACCAGACCCGGGGGCCACCGTCCTTTGGCTCGATGAGAACGGTTGGATCGTCCTCCGGACCGAAGACCCCCTGCGCGCGTAGGCGTGCGAGTTCCGCGTCGTCGTACGGGGCGATGGCGTATCCGTCCAGTGCGGCCGCCCAGAAGCGGGCGACGGCGGCAGGGTGGCCGCAGTCGATGACGATGTCGTGGAGTTGCGCCATGCGGCCATCATGCGGACCGGAAGATGCCGCCGTCACCTCGCACGGCGGTCGCGGGCCGGTTCATGGCCTCACGAAGGCGTGCCGTGGGGCGCCGCGCAGTCGGAACCAGAGGCGCGCCTTGAGCCGGGAGCGGTCACTGAGCACGGAATAGGGGACGGGCGTGCCCCCGGCGTCCAGGACCGCCTGCTGAAGACAGTCGCGCAGCTGCCACACGTCGACGGGGTCGGATGCGGAGTCCACGTCGAGCGTCTGCCGCAGCCGCACGGGCGTGAAGGCCAGGTCGGCGGCGACGTCGTGGGGCGCGAGCCCGGTCAGTGCGAGGTTCCGGGCGAACTCCTCGCCCGTACGGAGCCGCTCGGCGGCGTTCAGCGTCAAGGAGGTCCTCTCTGTGTGGTGGCGCGGGTGAAGGGGACTACGCGACCTCGATGTCGCCTGAGCGCGTGGGGACGGCGTCGAGTGCGGCGAGAGTGGCCGCGTCGAGGGTGATCGCTCCCGCTTCGGTGTTCGCCCGCAGGTGCTCGGGGTCGGCGGTGCCGGGGATGAGGAGCGTGTTCGGGGCGTGCTGGAGCAGCCAGGCCAGGCCGATCTGGGCGGGGGCGGCGCCCAGTGCCTGCGCGGCGGTGGCGACGGCGGGCTCCTCGGTGACCTTCGGCAGGCCCGCATAGGCACCGCCGAGCGGGAAGTACGGCACCCAGGCGATCCCCTCGGCGAGGCAGAGCCGCAGCATGTCCTCGTCCTCGCGCGACACCAGGCTGTAGGCGTTCTGTACGCAGGCGATGCCCACGGCGAGGGACCGGCGCAGTACGTCGACGGAGACGCTGCTGAGACCGATGGCGCCGATCTTTCCCTCGTCCCGCAGGTCGGCCATGACGGCGAGCTGGTCGTCGAGGTCGACGATCTGGTCGCCCTCGGGCCGCAGCCCGGGACCGTGGTCGGCGCGGCGCAGGTTGACGAGCGGGATCCGGTCGAGTCCGAGGCTCTTGAGGTTGTCCTCCACTCCTGCTCGCAGCTGTTCGGGCCGCTGGGCGAGGCGCAGCGGGACGGGACCGCCCTTGGCGGGTTCGGCGCCCACCTTGCTGACGACCAGGACGTCGTCCTCGGGGCGGAACGCCGCCGCGATCACCTCGTTGACGAAGCCGTCGCCGTAGAACTGGGCGGTGTCGACGTGATCCATGCCGAGTTCGACGGCGCGGCGCAGCAGCGCGATCGCGGCCTCGCGATCCAGCCGCCGCAGCTGCATGGCGCCGTAGCCGATGCGGGAGACGGTGCGGCCCGCGAGCGCACCGGCTCCGCCGGCCCGTGCCGCTCCGGTGGCGGTGAGCTGGGGAGATCGAGCGGTGGACGTCATGGCGGTCTCGCTCTCATGAGACGATGGAGGTAAACGGAGAGACTCCGTTACTCACGACCGTAACACTAAACGGAGGGCCTCCGCTTTGACCGCGTCAGACTCGCCAGTCCCCGACGGATCAGCGAAAGCGACCGGGCGCCCGGGCCGCGCGGATGCCCGGCGCAATCGTGAGCGGCTGCTCGAAGTCGCCCGCGACGCCTTCGCCGCGACCGGCGGCAAGGCGCCCCTCGACGCCATCGCCCGCGAGGCCGGCGTCGGGATCGGCACGCTCTACCGCCACTTCCCCACCCGCGAAGCGCTCGTCGAGGCCATCTACGCGGCCGAACTCGACGCCGTCGTCACCAGCGCCCCCGCCCTGCTCTCCACGCTGCCGCCCGAGGCGGCGCTGCGTGCGTGGATGGACCGCTACGCGGCGTTCTTCGCGGCCAAACGCGGTATCTCCGACACCCTCCGCGCCGGCTGGGCCGCCGGCACCATCGCGACACCGGCCACCCGGGAGCGGCTCACCGCCGCAATCGCGGTGATCCTCGACGCCGGGGCGCAGGCCGGATCGCTGCGGGCGGACGTCGAGCCGGACGAGGTCACGATGATGCTCCTCGGGGTGTTCCTGTCCACGACTGCCGTCAACAGCCCGGAGCTGGCGGGACGGCTGCTGGACCTCGTGGTGGATGCCCTGCGACCGGCAGCGGAAGGGCGGCCGCGGGCCTGACGTACACCGCGGCCGCCCTGTGGGCGGGGCTGGACCCGTGTCGCCGGGAAGATCAACTGTTCATCGAGTTATCGGCCTGAACCGGCAGGGTGCGAGAGGAAACGCTGCGTTTCGAACGGGGAGCCTGGTGGAGCGCTACGAGATCGAGACCTTCCTCACGCTGGCGGACGAACTGCATTTCGCGCGGACCGCCGAGCGGTTGCGGGTCTCCCCCGGCCGGGTCAGCCAGACGATCAAGGCGCTTGAGCGGCAGATCGGTGGCGCGTTGTTCGAGCGCAGCAGCCGCCGTGTCGCCCTCACCGCTGTCGGCCGTCAGCTCCGTGACGATCTGCTGCCCGCGCACGAGCAGATCCAGCGAGCCGTGGCGAATGCCCGGGACGCCTGCGCGCAGGTCAGCGGCGTGCTGGGTATCGGCTTCACCGCTCCGTGGACCGGGGAGCTCCTCGTACACGCCGGGGACGTCTTCGCCTCCCGTTACCCGCGCTGCGCGGTCGAGTTGTCGAACATGACCTACAACGACGCCGTAGCGGCGCTGCGGGAGAAACAGGTGGATCTGCTGATCGCCGAACCCCCCGTCGAGGAGCCCGACGTCGTCGTCGGTCCGGTGTTGCTTT harbors:
- a CDS encoding VOC family protein; translated protein: MAQLHDIVIDCGHPAAVARFWAAALDGYAIAPYDDAELARLRAQGVFGPEDDPTVLIEPKDGGPRVWCQLVPERKRAKNRLHLDLRSADMAAEVSRLVAIGAVVLARHAEHCVLADPEGNEFCLIPHR
- a CDS encoding DUF2316 family protein, with translation MTLNAAERLRTGEEFARNLALTGLAPHDVAADLAFTPVRLRQTLDVDSASDPVDVWQLRDCLQQAVLDAGGTPVPYSVLSDRSRLKARLWFRLRGAPRHAFVRP
- a CDS encoding aldo/keto reductase; this encodes MTSTARSPQLTATGAARAGGAGALAGRTVSRIGYGAMQLRRLDREAAIALLRRAVELGMDHVDTAQFYGDGFVNEVIAAAFRPEDDVLVVSKVGAEPAKGGPVPLRLAQRPEQLRAGVEDNLKSLGLDRIPLVNLRRADHGPGLRPEGDQIVDLDDQLAVMADLRDEGKIGAIGLSSVSVDVLRRSLAVGIACVQNAYSLVSREDEDMLRLCLAEGIAWVPYFPLGGAYAGLPKVTEEPAVATAAQALGAAPAQIGLAWLLQHAPNTLLIPGTADPEHLRANTEAGAITLDAATLAALDAVPTRSGDIEVA
- a CDS encoding TetR/AcrR family transcriptional regulator — translated: MTASDSPVPDGSAKATGRPGRADARRNRERLLEVARDAFAATGGKAPLDAIAREAGVGIGTLYRHFPTREALVEAIYAAELDAVVTSAPALLSTLPPEAALRAWMDRYAAFFAAKRGISDTLRAGWAAGTIATPATRERLTAAIAVILDAGAQAGSLRADVEPDEVTMMLLGVFLSTTAVNSPELAGRLLDLVVDALRPAAEGRPRA
- a CDS encoding LysR family transcriptional regulator, with product MERYEIETFLTLADELHFARTAERLRVSPGRVSQTIKALERQIGGALFERSSRRVALTAVGRQLRDDLLPAHEQIQRAVANARDACAQVSGVLGIGFTAPWTGELLVHAGDVFASRYPRCAVELSNMTYNDAVAALREKQVDLLIAEPPVEEPDVVVGPVLLSERRALVVSTAHRLAKRETASLEDLALLPLVTAAGVSQAWRQEFYPCRTPSGRRVVQGPTARGWEGVLSLVGAGKGATVAAARAGTYHARPGIAYVPFVDAGPVEYALMWRDETRSAGLQAVIRTILDCAPAPH